The DNA region CTTTGTTCAAATATATAAGACATTAATCTAAAAAATAACATCAGCCAATCATGGCTTCTGTTATTTTTTAGTTGCTAGGTAAGCCGTAAATAATGTTTCTACGGCTGAGGCGGCTGTTATTTCTCCAGCCATTACCTCATTTTCTAGTTGGGGGAGCTTTAACTTTACTTCAGGATGATGGAAAAAGCTGTAATGTAATTGATCGGTAATCATTGAATAAATCCAAGTCCTCTGCTGACTCTTTCTTCTTTCTGCTAGTACTCCAGACATAGTACCAGTTTCTTCAAAAAGTTTAATGACATCCCAAATCTCACTAACGCCTTCTCCATTTACAGATGAACATGTATAAGCCTTTGTTGCCCATCCTTTAGTTGCGGGTAGCAGAAAGTGAAGAATTCGGCTGTACTCTTTTCGGGTTAGTTCCGCTTTTCCTCTATTTTCTCCATCCGCCTTGTGGACAATAACAGCATCAGCGAGTTCCATTATCCCCTTTTTCATGCCCTGCAGTTCATCCCCTGCTCCTGTCAATACAAGCAGCATAAAAAAATCAACCATATCCCTGATGATGACTTCACTCTGGCCCACACCTACCGTTTCAATCAAAATCACATCAAATCCTGCGGCTTCACATAGCAGCATTGCTTCCCTCGTTTTCCGATGGACACCGCCAAGCTTCCCAGCAGTAGGAGAGGGGCGAATAAAGGCACGTGGATTTCTTGCGAGCTGTTCCATCCTTGTTTTATCTCCTAGTATACTCCCGCCGCTA from Neobacillus sp. FSL H8-0543 includes:
- the meaB gene encoding methylmalonyl Co-A mutase-associated GTPase MeaB, coding for MDAGKKPEWSDPNEPDKFSSVIRKGQELESQATSIPKNIRFQKRQSIEPSVEELFNGVIKGDRSLLARAITLVESNAEHHFYKAQELLKKLLYKSGNSIRIGITGVPGAGKSTFIETFGTYLCGLGLHVAVLAIDPSSSLSGGSILGDKTRMEQLARNPRAFIRPSPTAGKLGGVHRKTREAMLLCEAAGFDVILIETVGVGQSEVIIRDMVDFFMLLVLTGAGDELQGMKKGIMELADAVIVHKADGENRGKAELTRKEYSRILHFLLPATKGWATKAYTCSSVNGEGVSEIWDVIKLFEETGTMSGVLAERRKSQQRTWIYSMITDQLHYSFFHHPEVKLKLPQLENEVMAGEITAASAVETLFTAYLATKK